Proteins encoded together in one Carya illinoinensis cultivar Pawnee chromosome 3, C.illinoinensisPawnee_v1, whole genome shotgun sequence window:
- the LOC122304252 gene encoding FCS-Like Zinc finger 13-like, with product MLGKRSHPMIGKISELLVSGNRSGFREAAATSPRSPLDINMQSPRGLKNYDLGGVGLGIVAALEKSSNNGCGHEILAKYAVWSCNLNRSNHPKTVNSNKICERLKGAYEEIGEGSSENYTYVTCHGPNKSFTKVHCDGVEYRQNPQEINGLGRWNNLGIAGNSLPTYGEIVSAYPTSDFLSSCHLCRKNLHGKDIYMYRGERAFCSTECRTRQIVMDERKEQCRSEATRSADVSSSPYTRGQIFSTGILAI from the exons ATGTTAGGCAAGAGATCTCATCCGATGATCGGGAAGATCTCGGAATTATTGGTTTCCGGCAACCGGTCGGGATTTCGAGAAGCCGCCGCCACAAGTCCAAGGAGTCCATTAGACATCAACATGCAATCACCAAGAGGTTTAAAGAATTATGATCTTGGTGGGGTTGGATTGGGTATTGTTGCTGCCCTTGAGAAATCTAGTAACAACGGATGTGGACACGAAATCTTGGCTAAATATGCTGTTTGGAGTTGCAATCTAAATAGATCAAATCATCCCAAAACAGTTAATTCTAACAAAATATGTGAGAGATTAAAAGGAGCATATGAGGAAATTGGAGAAGGTAGCTCGGAGAACTATACTTACGTGACTTGTCATGGACCTAACAAATCCTTCACAAAGGTGCACTGTGATGGAGTTGAATATCGACAAAATCCACAAGAAATAAATGGTCTTGGTAGATGGAACAACTTGGGTATTGCTGGGAATTCCTTGCCAACATATGGGGAAATTGTCTCAGCATATCCAACTTCAGATTTTCTCAGTTCGTGTCATTTGTGCAGGAAAAACCTCCATGGCAAAGACATATACATGTACAG aggagagagagcgtTTTGTAGCACGGAATGTCGAACAAGGCAGATAGTGATGGATGAGAGGAAAGAACAGTGCAGATCGGAAGCAACGAGGTCTGCAGATGTTTCAAGCTCACCGTACACAAGAGGACAGATCTTCTCAACTGGGATTCTCGCAATTTAG